The stretch of DNA aaaaatagttattaatgtaaaTATTTTATGAAAACGGGACATATTTTCTTAAATATTTGAGTTTCCTGAATTGCCATGGATTCAAAGTGGCATTAGTAAATAAAATCTTGTTCATAGAGATTACATGAATTCTACTTAATGAGATTAAAAAATGGAACAAATTATCCCTACCAGTTGTAAATTGTTGTGTGCaaatattttagaaaaatgaacaGAAATTTCTAGAATATAAGGAACTCGTGATGCTTACtgattatattttgtgtttGTAGTATGTAGTATGTGTTGGTAGTATCAAATTAATTGAAAGGATTTTTACGATGTTAACGTTATGATAATTGTCAAACAGAACTTTGATCTTGACAaactttacgaaaaaaaaaattaaaaatcaagatATCTACGTATCTTCATAATATGTATCTTCGGCATTTAAATAATCCTTCTTTGTAGAGAGCAAAGCAGACATATTCACTCAactaattttattaatttttttggttCACGGGTCCGTTTTTATTTCTGAACTATTTGGAAGTCTACGTTAAAGACAATCAACAGGGCAACTTGATTCAAGAAGTGTGAGAACCTGGGAACTAGGAACCTGAGTTAGGAAAGTTTCGGGAatgaaaatcataatttcatAAGAGCGTAACAATCAAACTTGCATTTGGAAAATATCTGCTGCTAAAATAACTGCGGGAAAATATCTAATATCTAAAAAAAAGATGCAATTCACATAGTAGTAGTGTTATTCTGATGTAGGTTCTGGttcttgaaataaaacaaaatatagcCTCCCTTCCTTTGAAACCTTGTAACTTTGAAATCGAAGGTTCGTTCGCCTCTCGACGAAATACATCTATCGTTCCAATATGCTCCACTCCAaacaactgtttgttttttattaattatttttattttttatgtttaaatCTCATTGTTTTACAAACAGGCAAAATAAATTgggaaataaaaatgaaaacttGAAAAGTTTCTGTGAAATTAACTAAATTCTAACGACGAGAAAAAACACTTACTAGCTGTATTGTATAACACGTATAGTATAATTGCCATATAAACACATACAGCTCATTTAAGAAACGGCTGGTTATTGTTAGAAAAATCTCCATAATTCTAACGATTGCAGCTCATCCCTCCAATGTTCAATGCAGCTTCGAAAGCGTTGTAACAGTTTCAATGCCAGGTGAATACTACGTGAGCCGTTATCAAATACCCAGTTGTCACAATTACGCTCACTAACATGATGGGGAAACCGAGCCTGAAACGAAGCATATATTTAGTGCTGTCAAGTGGTTAGCAAATACATTTCCAATTATACTTGAAATAATCCATGAAACTGAATCGATAGCCATGCTGCTCTGCAATGCCAGCGCTGATAACGTTGGCGGAAGCGCCAACCAGCGTTCCGTTACCTGTGGGTacaatgcaaaaattaaaaccatCCCCCATCACATTTTATCGCGCCTAATTATACCTCCCAAACAAGTGCCAAATGCAAGGGCCCACACGAGCGGCTGCAAGGGTAAGCCAAGCGATGACTTCTCCAGCGCAATCACAATCTTGACCATCATTGCCGTTATCGGGATACTATCGACGAACGCTGAAGACAGTGCTGAAATCCATAGAATGATAATAATTGCCACCGCCAGCCGTAGATCCTGGGACACGGCCATAATGATGGTTTCGGTCGCGTGACCAATCCAGTCGATCAGCCCCATCCGCTCGACGGCTTCCATCAGGGTGAACATAGCAGCAAAGAAGAGCAGTGTGGGCCACTCAATGCGCGACAGGACCGCGTCCATGTCGTTCCTAGAAAATCAATCCGAAAATTATTAATAGGAACATGATCCTTCCTCTAAAATGATATTTACTTGTCCGAGATAATCAGCAGCAACATCACACCCAACAAGGCTGCCCAGCCAGAGGACAGCTTCCGCAACTCTGGGATTGACTCCAAGAAAAACAACGAAATTATGAACAAACCGGCAACTCCCGATTTGATCAACAGCCCCTTGTTTTTAATGGGATGCTCCTTCTGCAACTCTTCCAGCGTTGAGCGATAGATTTCCTCTGGAACGCAACCTTTCGTCATCTTTTTCTTCAGCTCGTGCCTCAGCAGACGAACCTTCTTCATCAGCGTTTCCCGCACGATGTTGGCATCCTTCGAGTAGGGTGGAATCTTGCCAGCCGCCCGCTCCCAAGCCTTGATGTTTCGTCGCAATTCCTTCATTTCCTTGGGTTCGTGCATCCTGAGATTGTTGATATTTCTGTACTTCAAGCGAAGATGGATGTTCGTTGCTATTACGACAATGATGACGCCCACCATCATGTGGGCGGTGAAGGTTAAAAAGGTTACTCCCTGGAAATAAATAttagaatttgtttttattttcgtcaatttcTCAAAGATAATCGAGAACTCACGTGTTTCAAAATATACTGATTCGATGTGATAATGACATTGGGCGGATCTCCTATGGGTGTCATCGTACCTCCGATGTTAGCATGAACGGTGATGGCCATCAGTACCGGTACAGGGTTCATGTCCACAACCTCGCATAACCGAATCGTGATTGGTGCCATCAGCAGTACCGTTGCCACATTATCCAGCAGAGATGAGATCAGCGTCGTACAGATGCACAAGCAGTGAATGAGACCCCAAATCTTCCCATTGGTAATCTAAACGAACGATTCAAA from Toxorhynchites rutilus septentrionalis strain SRP chromosome 3, ASM2978413v1, whole genome shotgun sequence encodes:
- the LOC129776997 gene encoding P protein-like isoform X3 codes for the protein MVSFQQVELEHARLHGDDHEDSFPEIQPLEDDVAEEEEQEDGEDNGNEFITINVTNEQGQSKEIEHIKEKNKDIPKPHVHHLAGHYIGNITPPKHDDFNDTGQSRLDEDHPFRKYSKTICLFITWMIIITFLVVKDEKLHSEKHLSIPVDKTKAYILPELPLRSHVRFTFEGTFLSEPFTNTTEHYLTIYLQSLTSTLDGNLDESEGAAESVQNITELWHMPIVHPYLFDSAPLIKKQHIFEIGETSFEHINQQSSVVQLMVKSNIKAIMPISVQYDHSPVNRDVGVIYAAFVLLFLYALIIWEIVHRTFAAVIASTLAVSILAALNDRPTMDDIVGWIDVETILLLFSMMILVAILAETGIFDYIAVYIYKITNGKIWGLIHCLCICTTLISSLLDNVATVLLMAPITIRLCEVVDMNPVPVLMAITVHANIGGTMTPIGDPPNVIITSNQYILKHGVTFLTFTAHMMVGVIIVVIATNIHLRLKYRNINNLRMHEPKEMKELRRNIKAWERAAGKIPPYSKDANIVRETLMKKVRLLRHELKKKMTKGCVPEEIYRSTLEELQKEHPIKNKGLLIKSGVAGLFIISLFFLESIPELRKLSSGWAALLGVMLLLIISDKNDMDAVLSRIEWPTLLFFAAMFTLMEAVERMGLIDWIGHATETIIMAVSQDLRLAVAIIIILWISALSSAFVDSIPITAMMVKIVIALEKSSLGLPLQPLVWALAFGTCLGGNGTLVGASANVISAGIAEQHGYRFSFMDYFKLGFPIMLVSVIVTTGYLITAHVVFTWH
- the LOC129776997 gene encoding P protein-like isoform X2 codes for the protein MRMKSAPKSFRRHRANKHQVDFPQPSEVTEASLELWRSLPTKIRQDPSMVSFQQVELEHARLHGDDHEDSFPEIQPLEDDVAEEEEQEDGEDNGNEFITINVTNEQGQSKEIEHIKEKNKDIPKPHVHHLAGHYIGNITPPKHDDFNDTGQSRLDEDHPFRKYSKTICLFITWMIIITFLVVKDEKLHSEKHLSIPVDKTKAYILPELPLRSHVRFTFEGTFLSEPFTNTTEHYLTIYLQSLTSTLDGNLDESEGAAESVQNITELWHMPIVHPYLFDSAPLIKKQHIFEIGETSFEHINQQSSVVQLMVKSNIKAIMPISVQYDHSPVNRDVGVIYAAFVLLFLYALIIWEIVHRTFAAVIASTLAVSILAALNDRPTMDDIVGWIDVETILLLFSMMILVAILAETGIFDYIAVYIYKITNGKIWGLIHCLCICTTLISSLLDNVATVLLMAPITIRLCEVVDMNPVPVLMAITVHANIGGTMTPIGDPPNVIITSNQYILKHGVTFLTFTAHMMVGVIIVVIATNIHLRLKYRNINNLRMHEPKEMKELRRNIKAWERAAGKIPPYSKDANIVRETLMKKVRLLRHELKKKMTKGCVPEEIYRSTLEELQKEHPIKNKGLLIKSGVAGLFIISLFFLESIPELRKLSSGWAALLGVMLLLIISDKNDMDAVLSRIEWPTLLFFAAMFTLMEAVERMGLIDWIGHATETIIMAVSQDLRLAVAIIIILWISALSSAFVDSIPITAMMVKIVIALEKSSLGLPLQPLVWALAFGTCLGGNGTLVGASANVISAGIAEQHGYRFSFMDYFKLGFPIMLVSVIVTTGYLITAHVVFTWH